The genomic window GTTGAGGACGTAGAGCCACCACTCGGGTCCGTAGACGAGGTACTCGCGCGTCGTGAACCCGCGGCGGCGGAGGTCGTCGAGGAGTTCGGTGCCGAGTCCCTGGAGCATCTCGAACTCCACGTGCGGCTGACGGAGATCGTCGCCCAGCGCACCCTCGAGTGCGGCGACGAGGTTCGCGTCATGGGTGGCGACGTTGACACGGTGACCCGACCCCACGAGTCGCGTGACCATGCTGATGTAGGCGACGGTCATCGGTGCGGAGTCGCGGGGGTGGGCCACCTCGGTCGATTCGAGGAAGGCGCCCTTGACGACGCGGATCGGCCCGGGCCGATCCAGCACGCGGTCGAGGTCCGCGGGGGTGCGGTGCAGTCTCGCCTGGAGGGTGACGCCGGTCTCCGGGAAGGCGTCGGCGATCTGCTCGTAGATCGACAACACGAGGTCCGTGCGGTCGGAACCCTCGGCGGAGATCATGAGCGAGGTGTCGGCATCCCGTGCCGCCTGCGCGAGCGCCAGGCCGTTGCGCAGGCCGAGCTCGGGGGAGACGACTGAACCGATGTGGGAGAGGTCGAGCGAGATCGTCGCGGTCTGGTCGGACTCCCTGATCCGGCGGGCGAGGTCGACGAACTCGGCGGTCTGCTCGTCGGCGACACGTGCGTCGCGGACGGACTCGCCGACGAGCTCGATGCTCCAGCGGTGCCCACGATCGGCGTTCGCTTCGAGGAGCCGCAATGCGGAAGCCGCGTCCTCGCCGGCGATGTATCGCAGGGCCGCCCGCTTGGCGACGGCGGCAGCCTCAGGGTGGGCGAGGACTCGCGCTTTGAGGTCCTCGTCGAGAGCCCAGGCCCGCAGGGTGTCGGCGGCGCGCGACAGCGTCTCGTCGTTCATCAGGATGCTTCGACCCTATCCAGTCCTGGGTGACGGTTCGGACGGCACCGAGGTCTGGGCTGCGTCGCCCGTGCGCGCTACGCTCGCTCACGTGGCGAGCTTCGAGGAGAAACCGATCCTGGACCTCACGCTCGATGAGTGGGAGGCCTATCTCGCTGGTGCGCCGAGCGACGCGGGTGTTCGGTTGAAGCTGCGGAAGAAGACGTCGAAGGCATCGGGGATCACCTGGTCGGAGGCGCTGGACGTCGCCCTCTGCCACGGGTGGATCGACGGGCAGAGCAAACGGTTCGACGACGACTACACGCTGCAGGCGTTCACCCCGCGGCGGAAGAACAGCCCGTGGTCGCAGATCAACCGGGAGCACGTCGCCCGCCTCATCGAGGAGGGGCGGATGCGTCCCGGTGGGCTCGCGGAGATCGAACGAGCCAAGGCCGACGGGCGGTGGGACGTGGCGTACCGGCAGAAGGACGCCGTCGCACCGGACGATCTCCAGGCGGCGCTTGATGCGAACCCCGAGGCGGCGGCGTACTTCGCGACGCTCGGCCGCACCGACCGATTCCGCGTCTTCTTCCGCCTGAGCAACATCAAGACGCCCGCGATCAGGGCCGCGCGCATCGCCGACGTGGTCGAGAAGGCCGCCCGGGGCGAGCAGCACTACCGCTGATGGTGAGTGGATCGGCGGGGATGCGGGTTTCACCAGGAACCGTCTGGCCGGTCGTCCACGAGGAGCGTCGGCGGCTGGTCGCGGATCTGTCGGTGCTGGACGACGAGCAGTGGGGGACGCCGTCGCTGTGCACGGGATGGGATGTGCATGATGTCGTGGCCCATCTCGTCGACTCGGCGAAGACGACGCGGCTGGGATTCGTCCGACGACTCGTCGCCGCGCGATTCGACTTCGACCTCGACAACGCACGCGGGGTCGAGCGGGAGCGGAGGAACGATCCACAGGAGACGCTCCGGGCTCTGGCAGACGCCACCGAGCTGACATGCACCCCGCCGGCGAACCTCGCGACCAGGCTCGTCGAGGCCATCGTGCACGGCGAGGACGTCCGTCGGCCGCTCGGCATCCGCGCGGGGTATCCGACAGCGGCGGTCATGGTGGCGTTGGAGTACCAGCTCCGGACCGGTGTCTCGATGGGCGGCGGCAAGGAACGCGCCCAGGGCGTCCGGCTCGTCGCCGAGGACGCCGGCACGAGCTGGGGTGAAGGCGACGAGGTCCAGGGATCGGCGCTCGACCTGCTGCTCGCGGTGTCAGGTAGGCCGACCGGGCTGGCCCTGCGTGGGCGGTGAGCGCGGGGCAGGGCGTGGGGCCCGGAGTTGCACGGGCAGGCTGCTCCCGGGCACTGATGTGACTCGGCTCGGCTGCCCTTCGACAGGCTCAGGGACCGGAACGGTTCGGGCACGCCTCTTCCGGTAACTGAGCTTGTCGAAGTGCAGCACAGCTCGGGAACCGAACCGATGCGGACGGACGATTCCCGGTCACTGAGCTGTCGAAGTGCTCACGTGGAACCCTTCGACCGGCTCAGGGACCGTCGGGGTCAGAATGGGGCGGGATCGGGTTCCGTCCGATACTGCTTGCCGTCGGGTGTCGTCCACTCGAGCACCCCGCCCGGCTGATGGTCGAGGTTCCATCCGGGGAAGTGTTTCATCCGGTGATGATGTCGACACAGGCAGGCGAGATTCGCGACATCTGTCGTGCCTCCGTCTTCCCACGCGACCGAGTGGTCGAGGTCGCAGGCTCTGGCGCGTCTGCCGCAGCCCGGTGCCCTACAGGTGCCGTCCCGCAGGCGCACTGCCCGTTGGAGGTCGGCCGGAACGCGGTATTGATGCCGCCCGACGGACAGAACCGCACCCGTTTCCGGCTGGACGAGGATCCGGGTGAAGCTGGGCGCGTTCACCGCGATGCGTGCTGCGGTCTCCGGGTCGATGGGGCCGTACCCGTCGAGCATCGCCGGGGCGTCAGAGGCACCGGCCATGCTCAGTGCCGGGACCGTGATCTGCACGGTCGGCTTGATGTGCTCCTGGACCTCGATCGGGTGCGGGAGCACCGGGCTGGACGCAACGTCTTCCGGGGTCACGCCGGTGAGGGCGAGGGCCGCGAGGGCGTCGGCCTGCAATTGTGCGCAGGTGCGGGTGTCGCCGGCCTGGCGAGATTCGGCCGCGGCGGCTTCGATGCGCTCGGCGATGCCCTGCGCAATGGGCGCCGTCGTGAACAGGTGCACCCACGCCATGCCGTCGGCGGCCGCTTCGAACTCGACGCGGCGGTCGGCCTCAGAGCGGACCGCTCGGGCGGTGATGGACTCGGGGTGGAGTCGTTCGCGCAGGACGCGGGCGCGCCTGCGAAGGTTCGCGTTGGTGGACTCCTCCGCGACCGGTAAGACTTCTGCGAGAAACGCCGCCCGCCCTGCGACCGGGACGTCACTGAGTTGGTCGATGATCGTCTGCGCGTGCCGCGCCGAGATACGGCCGGCCTCGAGCGACGCCAGGACTGATGGGGCGTCGTTCACGAGACGTTCGGCGTCATTCGTCGCCCGCTGGACCGTCTGCTCGGGCGTGCGCGTCGCCATCGCGAGGGCCGCACACGTCGAGCGACGCGAGAGCGCCTGGCGCTCGGCCGGCGGGAGCACGGCCGGAACGACCGAGTCGGCGAAGGCGTCCGCGTAGGCGGCGGAGCGGGCCAGGAGGCGCGCTTTGCGTGCGTCCAGGACGGCTTGTTGCCGATGGAGCTCCGCCCACTCGTCCGAGAACTCCGCGAGCTGCGCGGCGTACTCGTCGCCGACGCGGATCGCGGCGGAGGAGGTCTCGGTCATGGGACAAGTCCATCATGGACCACTGACATTCCAGATGCCGAGTCGCGCCGGCTGTGGACGTTGCTCGTGTGCCCTTCGACGGGCTCAGGGACCGGGGCCCAGCGGCCGGAGGGGTCAGACGGCCCGGGCGAGCAGGTCCGCGACACGCTTCGCGACGGCGTCGTTCCACGCGGTGACACCGAACGCGGTCGGCCACAGGTCGCCGTCGTCGAGCTTCGCGGAGTCGTTGAACCCGATGGTCGCGTAGCGCGCCTTGAACTTCGCCGCCGCCTGGAAGAACACGACCGCCTTGCCGTCGGCACCGACGTAGGCGGGCATGCCGTACCAGGTCTTGGCCGCGAGGCCGGAGTCGCCGCCCATGATCAGCTCGTGCAACGGCTCGGCGATCGCACGATCGGCGTCCTCCATGTCCGCGATCGCGTCGACGACGGCCTGCAGGGCCTCCTCGCGACTCGCAGCCGCCTTCAGCTCCTTGGCGCGCTCCTTCATCGCCGCGCGTTCCTCGGCGCTGAATCCGCTCTTCGTGCTCGATTGTTTCTCGGCCATGTCGACGTCCTTCCGATCACCGTCTCCGAGTCCTGCCCGGCTCCGCCTCTCACGGTAGCGCTCGCGGTGGGGACGTGGGGTGCGGATTCGGCTCAGTCGTCCAGCGCGCCGGGACCGAGTACGGACTCGACGATGACCCGGATCGCGTACTCGCTCGTCTCGGCGAGATCGACGTCCGCCGGGTCGATGAGCCACTGCACCTGCAGGCCGTCCATGACCGCGAGGATGGACGCCGCCGCACGGTGGATCGTCTCGGGCGCATCGACGCCCCGCTCGGCGCACACCACCTCGAACGCCTCCGCGATCTCCCGACGCAGCGTCCGGTAGCGGTCGTCGAAGTAGTGCCTGGCCGGGTGGTCCTCGGTCACCGACTCCGCCGACAGGACGACGAACGCCTGCACGATCCCGGCGCGCTGCGCGTTCGCGGCGGCAGTGCGGATCAGGTGCTTGAACAGGTCGATGCCGCCCGGGATGTGCTGGTCGTCGAGGTCCTGCACGTCCGTCGCGTCGCGGTAGCTGAGCACCTCGAGGAGGAGCTGGTCCTTCGACCCGAAGTGGTGCAGGATGCCCGCCGGCGTCATGTCGACGAGCTCGGCGATGTCGATGAGCGTGCCGTTCGCGTACCCCTTGGCGCCGAAGACGTCCAACGCGGAGCGGACGACCTCGGCTCGCCTCGCCACGGTCGCCGGGCGTGGCTGGGCCGGTCGTTTCACCGTGTTCTGTCGTTTCACCGTGCTCATGGTGTCCGTTCCGCGGGGGCCTCGATGCGCCCGACACTACCGCGCTTGCCAACTTACTGAATGGTCAGTAAGTTATCACCGAATCCCGACTTGCGCCGCACTGCCGCAGCGCACACCCAAGAGGAGAAAGCGATGAAGCTGAGAACCCCACTGCTGGCCGCGTTCGCGGCCACAGCCCTGCTGCTCACCGGATGCACCGGTGGCGGCGGGTCGAGCGACGGCCCCGAGAGCGGCGCCGCCCTGACGATCGCGAAGCCGGACGGCTCGATCGCCACCGAGTCCAACAACCCCTACGTCGGCGATTCGTCCGCCATGAAGCTCGGCTACATCAACGCGATCCTGGAGCCGCTCGCGATCGTCAACCTCGTCGACCCGAGTGCCGAGGTGAAGCCCTGGCTCGCATCCGAGATCACCTGGTCCGACGACTACACCTCCGTCGCGCTGACCGCCCGCGAGGGCGTCACCTGGAACGACGGCGAGGCGTTCAGCGCCGACGACATCGCGTTCACCTTCCAGCAGTTCATCGACCACCCCGAACTCGACAACTCGGCCCTCGGCCTCACCACGGTCGCGACCGAGGGCGACACCGTCACCCTCTCGTTCACGAACCCCATGTTCGTGAAGCAGGACAAGGTGCTCCTCAAGCAGATCGTCCCGAAGCACGTGTGGGAGTCCGTCGACGACCCCGCCACCTTCGAGAACCCGGAGCCCGTCGGCACCGGCCCGTACACGCTCACGAGCTTCAGCACCGAGAGCGTCGAACTCTCCGCCCGCGACGACTACTGGGGTGAGCAGCCGGCCGTGCCGACGCTCTACTACGTGTCGTACAACGACAACACGGCCCTCACCACCGCGCTCGCGAACGGCGACGCCGACTGGGCGCAGGCCTTCATCCCGAACGTGCAGTCCGCGTACCTCGACAAGGACAAGGAGCACAACGTCTACTGGGCGGCCGCCGCTCTCGCCGTCGACGCGATGTTCGTGAACACGCAGACGAAGCCGTTCAACGACCCCGCGTTCCGCCAGGCGGTGAACCTCGTCATCGACCGCGAGCAGCACCAGCAGATCGCCCGTGAAGGCGGCGTCCCCGAGCTCAGCTCGGTGACCGGCCTCCCGACCCCGGCGGGTGACGCGTTCATCGCCTCCGAGTTCGAGGGCGAGGACTACACCGTCGACGCGAAGGCCGCGAAGCAGGTCCTGACCGACGCCGGCTACACCTGGGAGGACGACGTCCTCACCGACCCGTCCGGCGAGGCCGTCACCTTCACGCTGTCGGTGCCGCAGGGCTGGAACGACTACGTGACCGGCATCAGCCTCATCGCCGACTCGGTCAAGACGCTGGGCGTCACCGCCACGGTCGACACCCCCGACCAGGACACCTGGTGGGCGGCGAAGTCGGACGGCGACTTCCAGGCCATCCTGCACTGGACCGACACCGGCGCGACGCCGTACGACCTGTACTCCGACATCATGGACGGCCGCTGGCTCGTCGCCGAGGGCCAGGCGGCCGACTTCAACTTCGGTCGGTACGACAGCCCGGAGGCCACCGCGGCGCTCGCGGCCTACGCCAACGCCACGGACGACGCGACGCGCGCAGCCGCCCTCGAGACCGTGCAGAAGCTCTTCGTCTCCGACGTCCCGGCCATGCCGATCGGCACGCGCCCGTTCATCGGCTCGTACAACACGCGGAACTACACCGGATGGCCGAGCGAGGACGACCCGTACGCGCCCGCCGACCCGACGCAGCCGACCGCGGTCTACATCCTCACGCAGCTCAAGGCCGCGAAGTAGGCACGGCGTCACCCAGCGGGGCGGGCTTCGGCTCGCCCCGCACCCTCCTCATCAGCACAGAACGGACTCATGCAGTGACCAACGACGACCTGCTGACGGTGTCCTCCTTCAGCGTCACCTACGACGTGGAACCACCCGTCGAAGCCGTGCGCGACGTCTCGCTCACCCTCCGCCGCGGCGAGATCCTCGGCCTCGCCGGCGAGTCCGGCTGCGGCAAGACCACCCTCGCCTACGGCCTGCAACGGCTCCTCAAACCACCGGCGGTCATCACCGGCGGCACCGCCGTCTTCCACGACGAGTCCGGCGAGGACATCGACCTCGGCCTGCTCGGCGAGGAGGAGATGCGCGCGTTCCGCTGGGACAAGGCCTCCATGGTGTTCCAGGGCGCGATGAACGCCCTCAACCCGGTCACCTCGATCGGTCGGCAGCTCGACGACGTCTTCACCACGCACCGCCGGGGCATGTCGCGAGCCGAACGCCGCGAGGAGGCGGGCAAGCTGCTCGACATCGTCGGGGTCGGCCGCGACCGCCTGAAGTCCTACCCGCACGAGCTCTCCGGCGGCATGCGCCAGCGCGTCATGATCGCGATGGCGCTCGCCCTGAAGCCGCAGCTGATGATCATGGACGAACCGACCACCGCCCTCGACGTGCTCGTGCAGCGCGAGATCCTCCAGCAGATCTCCGAGCTCCGCACCGAGTTCGGGTTCTCGGTCATCTTCATCACCCACGACCTCCCGCTGCTCCTCGAGATCTCCGACCGCATCGCCGTCATGCGCGCCGGTCGGCTCGTCGAGATCGACACGGCGGAACGCATCTACCGACAGGCGAAGGACCCGTACACGCGGAAGCTGCTCGCGTCCTTCCCGAGCCTCACCGGCGAGCGCGGCGACTTCGTCCGCGGGACCAGCGCCGCCACGTCGGCCACCCAGGCAGGAGCGACCGCATGACCACCCTCGAGTTCTCCCACGTGTCGAAGCGCTACCGGGTCCGTGGCTCCGGCCACATGCTCGCGCTCGACGACGTCAGCTTCACCCTGCGGTCCGGCCAGACGCTTGCCCTCGTCGGACAGTCCGGCAGCGGCAAGTCGACCATCGCGAAGATCCTCACCCAGCTGGAACGGGCGACGAGCGGCGACATCCTGCTCGACGGGAAGGCGATCCCGCGTCGTGGTCGTGCACTTCGCCGCTACCGCCAGCAGGTCCGCATGGTCTTCCAGGATCCGTTCGCCTCGCTGAACCCGTCGCACACGATCCGCCACCACCTGGAGCGGCCGTTGCGCCTCGACCACGTCGTCCCCGAGTCCGAGGTCGAGGACGAGGTGCACCGCCTCCTCGAGCGCGTGCAGCTCGACCCCGCCGGCACCATCGACCGTCGGCCTCACGAACTGTCCGGCGGTCAGCGCCAGCGGGTCGCCATCGCCCGTGCGCTCGCGTCGCGTCCGTCCCTCCTCATCGCCGACGAGCCCGTCTCGATGCTCGACGTCTCCATCCGGCTGGGCGTCCTCAACCTCCTGGCCGAGCTGCAGCGCGAGTCGCGACTCGGCGTGCTCTACATCACGCACGACCTCGCGACCGCGCGACACTTCAGCGACGAGATCATGGTCCTGCACCACGGCGAGGTGGTCGAGCGAGGCCCGGCCGACGACGTGATCCTCCGCCCGCAGCACCCCTACACGCTCGCCCTCCGCAACGCGTCGCCCGACCCCGACCGCCACTTCGCGGGCGACGCGCTCTCCGAATCGGCAGGGAGCCGACCATGACCTTCTTCCTCCGTCGCGCCGCCTTCTACGCGTTCACCGCGTGGGCTGCGATCACGATCAACTTCTTCCTGCCACGCATGCTCAAGGGCGACCCCGTCTCGGCGTACATCGCGAAGAACCAGGGCCGCATCAGCCCCGAGGCCGCGGACTCGCTGCGCACCCTGTTCGGACTCGACGCCGACAAGTCGATGCTCGAGCAGTACCTGGACTACTGGCGGTTGCTGTTCTCGGGCGACCTCGGACGGTCCTTCTCGAAGGGCCTCGCACCCGTCACCGACGTGATCGCCGCCGCCCTGCCGTGGACCGTGGGCCTCGTCGGGATCGCGACGATCCTGTCGTTCGTCCTCGGCACCTCCATCGGCGCCCTCATCGGCTGGCGACGCGGCAGTAAGGCGGACTTCATCGTCCCGCTGTCCACCTTCTTCTCGACCGTGCCGTACTTCTGGATGGGCCTCATCGCGATCGCCGTGTTCTCCACCCTCCTCGGCTGGTTCCCCGCCTCCCACGCCTACGGCAAGGGATCGAGGCCTGAGCTCTCGCTCGACTTCATCGGGCAGGTGATCGCGCACGGCTTCCTCCCGGCGGCGACGATCGTGCTCGCCTCGCTCGGCGGCTGGATCCTCGGCATGCGCAACATGATGGTCACCGTCCTCGACGAGGACTACGTGACCGTCGCCCAGGCGAAGGGCCTGCCGACCCGCCGGGTGCTCGTCGACTACGCCGCACGCAACGCCATGCTGCCGCAGCTGTCGAGCTTCGCCCTGTCGCTCGGCTTCATCGTCGGCGGCACGATCGTCATGGAGATGGTCTTCTCCTACCCGGGCGTCGGCAAGCTCCTGCTCGACGCCACGACGGCGAAGGACTACCCGCTCATGCAGGGGCTCTTCCTCGTCATCACCCTCACCGTCCTCGTCGCGAACATCCTGGCCGACGTCGCCTACGCGGTGCTCGACCCCCGCACCCGCCAGATGGAGTCCTGACATGACCATCCCCACCACCGAGGCCCTCGCCACCGCTGAGGCGCCCAAACCGACGCCGGCCGGCCGCTCGGTCGCCGCACGGTTCGCGTCGTCGTTCGCGATGTTCCGGAACGGCAAGTCGATCGCGGGACTCTGCATCCTCGGCTTCTTCGTCCTCGTCGCGGTCTTCGGCGACCTCATCGCGCCGTACGGCCCACTGGAGAAGGACTTCACCGCGCTGCGCCAGGCTCCGTCCGCCGCGCACCTGCTCGGCACCACGCACATGGGCGAGGACGTCCTGAGCCAGCTGATCTACGGCACCCGCGGCGTGCTCCTCGTCGGCTTCCTCGCGGGCATCTTCGCGACGATCATCGCCGTCGCCATCGGCGTCACCGCCGGGTACGTCTCGGGGTTCACGAGCGAGTCGCTGTCCGCGCTGACGAACGTCTTCCTCGTCATCCCGGGTCTCCCGCTCATGATCATCGTGGCGTCCCAGTACGACAACCCGAGCCTGTTCCTCATCGCCGGTGTCCTGGCGCTCACCGGGTGGGCGTGGGGCGGGCGAGTGCTGCGCGCGCAGACGATGTCGCTCCGCAACCGCGATTTCATCCAGGCGGCGAAGGCGAACGGGGAGTCCCTCTTCCGGATCATCACCGTCGAGATGCTGCCGAACCTGACCGCCATCATCGCCTCGAGCTTCGTCGGCACGGTCACCGCGGCAGTGCTCGGGCTCACCACGCTCGCGTTCATCGGTGTCATCCCCATCACGAACCTCAACTGGGGCACCATCCTGTTCTGGGCGCAGCAGAACGGTGCGTTCCCCGACTTCTGGTGGTGGTACGTGCCCGCCGGTGTGTGCATCGCCCTGCTCGGTGTCGCATTGTCGCTCATCAACTTCGGGATCGACGAGTACGTGAACCCGAGGCTCCGCTCGGCTGGCGAGCGCGCCAGGGCCCTCCGCAAGCGCGGCATCAAGCCCGGGGCGAGCGTCACCGCCGTCCGCACCGAGCCGGCCGGCCCGTCCACGATCACCGACACGACCCACACCGAACGCGCTGGAGCGACCGAACGATGAAGACCGACACCACCCGTCACCTCGACGCGGCCCGCTACCTCGACGCCACGCTGCCCATCGCGGCCCGTGTCGACGACCTCGTCGAGCGGATGACCGTCCGGGAGAAGGTCGGCCAGATGATGCAGCTCGACGCCCGCGACGACATCGAGGCGCACGTGCTCGAGACCCACGTCGGCTCGATCCTGCACGCGTCACCGGAGCGTCTCGCGGTCGCCCATGAACTCGTCGGGCGGACGCGACTGCGGATCCCGCTGATCGTGGGGGAGGACTGCATCCACGGTCACTCCTTCCACCTCGGCGCGACGATCTTCCCGACGCAACTGGCCATGGCCGCGAGCTGGGACGCGGGTCTGCTCGAACGGGTCGCCAGGGCCACGGCCGTCGAGGTCGCCGCGACGGGTGTCCACTGGACGTTCTCGCCGGTGCTCTGCATCGCGCGCGACCTCCGCTGGGGCCGCGTCGGCGAGACCTTCGGTGAGGACCCGTTCCTCATCGGTGA from Plantibacter flavus includes these protein-coding regions:
- a CDS encoding proline dehydrogenase family protein, whose product is MNDETLSRAADTLRAWALDEDLKARVLAHPEAAAVAKRAALRYIAGEDAASALRLLEANADRGHRWSIELVGESVRDARVADEQTAEFVDLARRIRESDQTATISLDLSHIGSVVSPELGLRNGLALAQAARDADTSLMISAEGSDRTDLVLSIYEQIADAFPETGVTLQARLHRTPADLDRVLDRPGPIRVVKGAFLESTEVAHPRDSAPMTVAYISMVTRLVGSGHRVNVATHDANLVAALEGALGDDLRQPHVEFEMLQGLGTELLDDLRRRGFTTREYLVYGPEWWLYVLNRIAEHPERVIEAIADIGPIALLA
- a CDS encoding YdeI/OmpD-associated family protein translates to MASFEEKPILDLTLDEWEAYLAGAPSDAGVRLKLRKKTSKASGITWSEALDVALCHGWIDGQSKRFDDDYTLQAFTPRRKNSPWSQINREHVARLIEEGRMRPGGLAEIERAKADGRWDVAYRQKDAVAPDDLQAALDANPEAAAYFATLGRTDRFRVFFRLSNIKTPAIRAARIADVVEKAARGEQHYR
- a CDS encoding maleylpyruvate isomerase family mycothiol-dependent enzyme, coding for MRVSPGTVWPVVHEERRRLVADLSVLDDEQWGTPSLCTGWDVHDVVAHLVDSAKTTRLGFVRRLVAARFDFDLDNARGVERERRNDPQETLRALADATELTCTPPANLATRLVEAIVHGEDVRRPLGIRAGYPTAAVMVALEYQLRTGVSMGGGKERAQGVRLVAEDAGTSWGEGDEVQGSALDLLLAVSGRPTGLALRGR
- a CDS encoding HNH endonuclease signature motif containing protein, with translation MTETSSAAIRVGDEYAAQLAEFSDEWAELHRQQAVLDARKARLLARSAAYADAFADSVVPAVLPPAERQALSRRSTCAALAMATRTPEQTVQRATNDAERLVNDAPSVLASLEAGRISARHAQTIIDQLSDVPVAGRAAFLAEVLPVAEESTNANLRRRARVLRERLHPESITARAVRSEADRRVEFEAAADGMAWVHLFTTAPIAQGIAERIEAAAAESRQAGDTRTCAQLQADALAALALTGVTPEDVASSPVLPHPIEVQEHIKPTVQITVPALSMAGASDAPAMLDGYGPIDPETAARIAVNAPSFTRILVQPETGAVLSVGRHQYRVPADLQRAVRLRDGTCRAPGCGRRARACDLDHSVAWEDGGTTDVANLACLCRHHHRMKHFPGWNLDHQPGGVLEWTTPDGKQYRTEPDPAPF
- a CDS encoding TetR/AcrR family transcriptional regulator translates to MSTVKRQNTVKRPAQPRPATVARRAEVVRSALDVFGAKGYANGTLIDIAELVDMTPAGILHHFGSKDQLLLEVLSYRDATDVQDLDDQHIPGGIDLFKHLIRTAAANAQRAGIVQAFVVLSAESVTEDHPARHYFDDRYRTLRREIAEAFEVVCAERGVDAPETIHRAAASILAVMDGLQVQWLIDPADVDLAETSEYAIRVIVESVLGPGALDD
- a CDS encoding ABC transporter substrate-binding protein; the encoded protein is MKLRTPLLAAFAATALLLTGCTGGGGSSDGPESGAALTIAKPDGSIATESNNPYVGDSSAMKLGYINAILEPLAIVNLVDPSAEVKPWLASEITWSDDYTSVALTAREGVTWNDGEAFSADDIAFTFQQFIDHPELDNSALGLTTVATEGDTVTLSFTNPMFVKQDKVLLKQIVPKHVWESVDDPATFENPEPVGTGPYTLTSFSTESVELSARDDYWGEQPAVPTLYYVSYNDNTALTTALANGDADWAQAFIPNVQSAYLDKDKEHNVYWAAAALAVDAMFVNTQTKPFNDPAFRQAVNLVIDREQHQQIAREGGVPELSSVTGLPTPAGDAFIASEFEGEDYTVDAKAAKQVLTDAGYTWEDDVLTDPSGEAVTFTLSVPQGWNDYVTGISLIADSVKTLGVTATVDTPDQDTWWAAKSDGDFQAILHWTDTGATPYDLYSDIMDGRWLVAEGQAADFNFGRYDSPEATAALAAYANATDDATRAAALETVQKLFVSDVPAMPIGTRPFIGSYNTRNYTGWPSEDDPYAPADPTQPTAVYILTQLKAAK
- a CDS encoding ABC transporter ATP-binding protein encodes the protein MTNDDLLTVSSFSVTYDVEPPVEAVRDVSLTLRRGEILGLAGESGCGKTTLAYGLQRLLKPPAVITGGTAVFHDESGEDIDLGLLGEEEMRAFRWDKASMVFQGAMNALNPVTSIGRQLDDVFTTHRRGMSRAERREEAGKLLDIVGVGRDRLKSYPHELSGGMRQRVMIAMALALKPQLMIMDEPTTALDVLVQREILQQISELRTEFGFSVIFITHDLPLLLEISDRIAVMRAGRLVEIDTAERIYRQAKDPYTRKLLASFPSLTGERGDFVRGTSAATSATQAGATA
- a CDS encoding ABC transporter ATP-binding protein, with the protein product MTTLEFSHVSKRYRVRGSGHMLALDDVSFTLRSGQTLALVGQSGSGKSTIAKILTQLERATSGDILLDGKAIPRRGRALRRYRQQVRMVFQDPFASLNPSHTIRHHLERPLRLDHVVPESEVEDEVHRLLERVQLDPAGTIDRRPHELSGGQRQRVAIARALASRPSLLIADEPVSMLDVSIRLGVLNLLAELQRESRLGVLYITHDLATARHFSDEIMVLHHGEVVERGPADDVILRPQHPYTLALRNASPDPDRHFAGDALSESAGSRP
- a CDS encoding ABC transporter permease; protein product: MTFFLRRAAFYAFTAWAAITINFFLPRMLKGDPVSAYIAKNQGRISPEAADSLRTLFGLDADKSMLEQYLDYWRLLFSGDLGRSFSKGLAPVTDVIAAALPWTVGLVGIATILSFVLGTSIGALIGWRRGSKADFIVPLSTFFSTVPYFWMGLIAIAVFSTLLGWFPASHAYGKGSRPELSLDFIGQVIAHGFLPAATIVLASLGGWILGMRNMMVTVLDEDYVTVAQAKGLPTRRVLVDYAARNAMLPQLSSFALSLGFIVGGTIVMEMVFSYPGVGKLLLDATTAKDYPLMQGLFLVITLTVLVANILADVAYAVLDPRTRQMES
- a CDS encoding ABC transporter permease, translating into MPTTEALATAEAPKPTPAGRSVAARFASSFAMFRNGKSIAGLCILGFFVLVAVFGDLIAPYGPLEKDFTALRQAPSAAHLLGTTHMGEDVLSQLIYGTRGVLLVGFLAGIFATIIAVAIGVTAGYVSGFTSESLSALTNVFLVIPGLPLMIIVASQYDNPSLFLIAGVLALTGWAWGGRVLRAQTMSLRNRDFIQAAKANGESLFRIITVEMLPNLTAIIASSFVGTVTAAVLGLTTLAFIGVIPITNLNWGTILFWAQQNGAFPDFWWWYVPAGVCIALLGVALSLINFGIDEYVNPRLRSAGERARALRKRGIKPGASVTAVRTEPAGPSTITDTTHTERAGATER